One genomic window of Solanum stenotomum isolate F172 chromosome 9, ASM1918654v1, whole genome shotgun sequence includes the following:
- the LOC125877198 gene encoding putative glycine-rich cell wall structural protein 1 codes for MKMSTQYSKAFIFLIFLGVFARDTSARILLGDAVATVFEIPAGVNGLGFGQIIGGAGGSSGGGGGGGGGGGGFSGGNGGGFGFGFGSGHGSGLGGSGGGGGGGGENGGSGFGFGVGEGFGGGGI; via the exons ATGAAAA TGTCAACACAATATTCAAAggcatttatttttctaatatttttgggagtattTGCACGTGACACATCAGCTAGAATACTCCTAGGAGATGCAGTAGCTACAGTTTTTGAGATCCCAGCTGGTGTAAATGGCTTAGGATTTGGTCAGATTATCGGAGGAGCTGGCGGCAGTAGTGGCGGCGGAGGTGGTGGTGGCGGTGGAGGTGGTGGTTTTAGTGGCGGAAACGGTGgtggatttggatttggcttTGGTAGTGGCCATGGGTCCGGCTTAGGCGGTAGCGGCGGTGGCGGTGGAGGTGGTGGAGAGAATGGTGGTAGTGGTTTTGGATTTGGGGTCGGTGAAGGTTTCGGCGGTGGTGGCATTTGA